The DNA region catcattaatttagcaataaataatataatgttataaataaaaatataatattattttggatttttcaaaagttaattatcttttataattattattagtaaaacaattcttcaaaattatacagtttttaaatgtaattttctaatccaatactattagtttatttttaatatccataaattttagaaaattatttagttttatgttttgataattatacacttaacaaaatttctcttacatttacaaaatttgattgaatatattttagaaaaagatatacatatactccctccgtttcatattaagtgtcgttttagagaatttttttcgttgcaaaataagtgtcgttttagagtttcaatgcaaaatttattaactttattctccattctatttttctattggttgaattgtatcggtaatgatgtttttatattgaaaatatgtaaaattaaatgctttcttaatccgtgtgcacaagtctaaaaacgacacttataatgaaacagagggagtatattactaaatatacattgaataaaaatattttttttaatcttaaagttttacatatgattaaattaagattatatattgtaagcaaataataaaatcaaaaattaacaaaataaaaaattaataaaatttttattttaaaataaattatattttaaacttttatttctgcacatggtgcagaaaaacacctagtaaaaatagtaaaaaaaccTAACAAAACTACTGTAAAAAGCAACTACAAATTCAAATATTGTATTTGTTCCTTCTGTGCCCAAAACTACCTAAAGAAGTAAAGTTCTCTAATATATCCACCACTTTATTTTTGTGCACTTATAGTAAGCATATCTAATTTTTGCTGGACGTACATTCTAAGTTCTCTAATATATCCACCacttaaatcaaaaatatttgtattgatagaaatatcaaatatctatatttttctattttggtGATAGTGAaatattttgcatatatatatatatacatatattatccgacttataaatttatatcaaatatatacatAACCTTTAACTGGTAGAAACATTCACTCGTCGtactaaatttataattttgtttatagcTGCTATgggaaatatataaaagtaaaaaatagaaaatatatcaactaagaaatttataattttatacaacaaaaacaaatatcaaacaaaaagtCAAATAGTACATGTTGTGAAAATTATAGAAAGtagtatatataaactaaacgCATTTTCAACTTTAATCTGATTAATAGAATCGTTTTTAacgtaaaaaaaatatttagtccgttaaatatttttgaaatatttaaatatggagagagagagagagaggcagtGAAAAggtattaataataaatgagtTTCTTAATAAATTGGCTCTCTCTCATTCATTCTCTCTAAGAGTAACGTTACCTCGTGGGTCGGCCAGATCTTTTCGCCAGAGATTCTCTAGAAATCTCTCGCCTCCCGATAAAAAGCTCTCCACAACAAATCCAAATCCCCAAATTTTTGTGTCAAAATCGAATTGAAACTGCTCCGCGAAAGTGAGACACAACCAGGAGCCTATCCACCATTTCTCTCTCTGTGAGTGCCTCCACACAAATCGCCTTccaagttttcatttttttccgtTAATGGGTCCTTCCCGTTCGACCCCCTTTTCACCCAATCTAGTTTCTCTGTTTGTGTGTTTCTCACTGTTTGATCGTTTCTTCTTAATGGGTTTAAAGGATTCGTTTGTAGCTTTTGGCCTAATTGTTACTGTTCCTATGAGTTTTAACTGTAAAATGTGAACTGTTCTGTTGTAAAAATCTTGTCTTTTTGTGTAACCTTGTGTTCCAAAAGGTTCTGTCTTTTTCAATTTCAAGTAtgctctttttttgttttgttttgttttgcagtTTGTTTCATGACGGGTCAAGACGTCAATGGGATCGAGTTTCATCTGCAGAGACACGGACTTGTGAAGGAGCAAGTCCAGTTGGTTAAGAGAAGAGGAGACTCGGTACGGTACGAGATAGTTCCTATTCAAGACCGCTTGTCATTCGAGAAGGGCTTCCTTGCGGTTATCCGTGCGTGCCAGCTGCTTTCTCAGAAGAACGATGGGATTGTGCTGGTTGGTGTCGCTGGTCCGTCTGGTGCTGGCAAGACCGTCTTCACCGAGAAGATACTCAACTTCCTGCCTAGTGTTGCTGTCATATCGATGGATAACTATAATGACGCTAGTAGAATTGTTGATGGCAACTTTGACGGTAACTTAAAAAGTCTCATCTTTGATATTGGCCCCATGAATAAGCTAttacaaattctttttttttttaattggaaatGTAGATCCCCGGTTAACGGACTATGACACATTGCTCAAGAATCTTGAAGATTTGAAGCAAGGGAAACAAGTCGAGGTTCctatatatgattttaagtCCAGTTCTCGTGTTGGATACAGGTAGACAGACAACCAGCATGGTCAACCATTGTGTTCTTTGTGGTTTATTCTACTGaagacatttttaaaaaaattttgttaGGACACTTGATGTTCCAGCTTCTAGGATTGTGATCATTGAAGGAATCTATGCGTTGAGTGAAAAACTGAGACCTTTGTTGGACCTTCGTGTGTCTGTTACTGGTGGAGTTCACTTTGATCTCGTTAAACGGGTTCTTCGTGATATACAACGTGCAGGGCAGCAGCCGGAGGAGATCATCCATCAGATATCTGAAACTGTTtgttctttatttctttttatatatttgcttCTTGGCTGTTATTGGTGAAGTAGAGTAACAAGATCCACTGTTCATGTAGGTGTATCCGATGTACAAGGCTTTTATAGAGCCAGATCTTCAGACTGCTCAAATTAAGATCATTAATAAGTTCAACCCCTTCACTGGTTTTCAGAGCCCAACGTACATCTTGAAGGTTTGGAAAATGAGTTTGATTTGGTCCTGTAATCTTGTCTGCGTTTGGTTAATCTGAAGTTCTtttgcttttttgttttgttggtaGTCAAAAAAGGATGTATCCGTTGATCAGATCAAGGCGGTCCTTTCTGAAGGACATACAGAGTCTAAGGAGGAGACTTATGATATATATCTTCTTCCTCCGGGTGAAGATCCAGAGTCGTGCCAGTCGTATTTGAGGATGAGGAATAAAGATGGAAAGTACAGCCTCATGTTCGAGGTTTTGTTCCTTTTCAGAGTTTTCTTTTCATGTTTTCTG from Raphanus sativus cultivar WK10039 chromosome 8, ASM80110v3, whole genome shotgun sequence includes:
- the LOC130499132 gene encoding inorganic pyrophosphatase TTM2 isoform X2, whose amino-acid sequence is MTGQDVNGIEFHLQRHGLVKEQVQLVKRRGDSVRYEIVPIQDRLSFEKGFLAVIRACQLLSQKNDGIVLVGVAGPSGAGKTVFTEKILNFLPSVAVISMDNYNDASRIVDGNFDDPRLTDYDTLLKNLEDLKQGKQVEVPIYDFKSSSRVGYRTLDVPASRIVIIEGIYALSEKLRPLLDLRVSVTGGVHFDLVKRVLRDIQRAGQQPEEIIHQISETVYPMYKAFIEPDLQTAQIKIINKFNPFTGFQSPTYILKSKKDVSVDQIKAVLSEGHTESKEETYDIYLLPPGEDPESCQSYLRMRNKDGKYSLMFEEWVTDAPFVISPRIIFEVSVRLLGGLMALGYTIATILKRNSHVFATDRVIVKIDWLEQLNRHYMQVQGKERQIVQSTAEQLGLEGSFIPRTYIEQIQLEKLINEVMALPDDLKNKLSLDKDLVSSSSPKEALLRASADRVALRNKNLQRGMSQSYSTQRDKNISKLAGFSSSDRRGL